The genome window GGGATATCGCATGCACACTATGGGGAGGTAATTCCTTTACCCGATGAGACACCGTTGTTCCTTCCCATGGTCCCATGCACAGCACTTGTGGGCCGCTGGCATTCGAAGTGCCTATATGCGGCtgctttttttccctttgtgCATGCGCACTATGTTTTTCGTCCTTTTATGTTCTGCACAAGGAAGGGAAGATTTTGCGAAGTACCCCCACTCGTTGCGGACAGATAGTGCTGCCCAGGCAGACATCAAGTCAGGACCGGCAGCGACGCTCTATGATAATAATACATCCACATGCTTAGTGACAAGGGGCTGCAGTCCTTTTTCTTGCAGCTATCGCACTGAGTGTGCAGCAATGAAGCTGCGGTTTGAACTGCTGCGAAGGGAACTCGGTCAGCCAAGACGCAGAGGAATACGTGTGGCTGCTATCCCAGgttcaccctctccctccccacgGCGCTTGGCACGGGCCCTACAACGGTGCAGGGTGGCACAGTACAACGCACGTGGACCCCAATGCTGGCGCTACTCGACCGTCACGTGCACCACTCGCTTCAGCTTGTCTAATCCACAGTAGCCAAAGAGCACCGCAGCGAAGATGCTACGACTGCAAAATCGGCAATGCCAGAATCTCCGACGTCAACTGCATAGACAACACACCTGGTCATCGGTCTCAGACGCCAGGCCAACGCCCTCCGAAATCGCGCTACACAGTGCGACACGCTGAGAGAAAAGCTACCTGGCGGCAACTCTCCCCCAGCAAGGAGGAAGCATGTCCAACTTGTGAGATGACGAAGAGATTTATCCTCGCCCCGCTCCGCACGGGCGGCTGCCCACACTCTCGATttctgcagcggcgggtgACTCGCGGCGACAGCGTGGCGTGCGGATGGTGTGCTGCCCGCTACTCCGCTGGCACTGTggtacccccacccccgcttGTGTTTGCCATGAGGGTGGCCGACCCGGCGTTGTGCCCGGCATGCTACACAAGACTCGCGGACCGCTCGAGGCTCGCAGCGATCTGATCACGTGCACCCCCACTcgcgctgcttggcttcccctgCCGGGTGTCTATGGCTGCCCCCCTGTGCCCCCTCCGCCTGACACCCCCACCGCAGCGTCCCGCCTGTCGCGGCACACGCGGGGACGCCATTCAGACACGCCCCCGGTGGCATCGACGGAGGTGGCAGGCGAAGGCAGCGAGCCCCCCGACAGTCACGCCGTCCTGAAACAGGCCCCGGGATCTGAAAGTGCGAGCACTGTGCGCCCGCGCTGCCAGCCAAGGCTGGCCTGGTGTGTCGCATCCAAACAAAGCGTGCAGAGGCCGGAGGAGCACGAGGGGTAGTCGTGAGCGGCGCAACGCGCCTGAGGGCGAAGCATGGCATACAAACCGGGTGCCGGGGGTCAGAGAACCCTGACTTGGAGCtggcccaccccctccttgGGCTCGTCCGGCATGCGCCTGGATCACCCCCTGCTACCCGCATGGCAGACCCCGCCGCTTCCGCCTCCGAGCAGGATCCTGGAGGCGGATCGCCTGGATCCAGGCGGGCAGTCCACCAAGGCCCGTCTGGTgcccatcgcgcagcacgcgtgcGGAGAGGGGACGCGACGGAACGCGACGATCCCGCTAGACGCATGGCCCGATGCGGCGGCAGACGGCTCGTCCTTGGCAATcagtggggaaggggggcacAGGTGAGCTGTGGTCGCGTCTATGCGTGTCGTTGTTGACTTGGTCATAGTGGGGTGGACGCTCTGGGAGATAGAAAGGAGTAAGATGCAGTAAAATGTCTTTGGTGCAAATCAACTTTTCTTCTGTCTTAGGAGCTCACTCATCATGGGTGTAGCGGCCTCAGCCAGGTTGTGTAGCGTGTGCTGTGAGGGCAGCAGGATGAGGGTGTTCATTGGCGAGGAGAAGAACGGCATTCGTTCCCCTGTtgtcttccctttttttttgggccTTGATGGTGTGTGGACAGACTGGGATGGAGGGCGTTGAGAATTGGTGGGAGAGTGAAAGGCGAAGAAAAcgacaaaaaaaaggtgaGGGGTGAGTGGCCAATAACGGGGGTCTAtttttgtttcgtttttTTGGACTCTCTAGGAAATTCGAACGCGGCACAGTTTCCCTTTTCTGAGAGCGTGGCAGGCGCAGGAACGAAGCTGCGCTTTTTCTCTGAGTGCGCCGATCatctttccccctccctttctctatCTGTGCGGCAGATGGTTGCAACAACAAGAGGATCGCTTCTGACGGCTTGCAAGGGGTTCGTCATGGGCAAGTACTCCATGCTCTTAACGGCAGGCACAAATGTAtgagtgggtgtgcatgTCGCGTTTCCTGCGGCTTTCCCTCCTGTAGAGTTACCTTCTCCCCTCACCAGGGATAGAAAAGCatttgctcttctcttttgaGACCCTTCACCAATCGACGTCAAGCTGCCCTATGGCTTGGACTTAACCACGCTTGCTGTTTATCGTGTACTGTATCACACGTGTGAAGCCACCACAGAAAGTAATGCGCCTTGCAGCGTGCTGATAAGTGCTGCATGTATGGACACGTATACACGTATGCGGAGACTACGTTCTGCACTTCGAAGTTTCCCCTTCGCTGCCAGGTGCCCCATTCGTACCACAGGGGCGGTTAGCAAGAAGCGAAGGCTTTTAAATAGGTCTGCTTCCCTTGGCAAGCTCGCAGTAGCGCAAGCATCAGCAGTGTATGGCTAAACCATCGCAGTCTCCCGGTGTTGTAGCACCTCTAACGAAGAGACGCCGCGTGGTTGCCCTGCGGCGTTCACCCTCTGTTGACCCTCGGCCGCTAAGGTGCTCGCGTAAGTCTACTTTCGATAGCTCTGCCCCATGTTTTCATCACTTtcttgcttctcttcctctcttcacttAGTGCGACAACGCACCAAACACAGTGCTGCCCGTAGGTGGCGACGTGGAGggggcgcgtgtgtgggaaACGTGGGGGGCACTACTCTGGCAGTTTGCACATCTGGTCCACCTTTGCGAGTGTGCTCTGCAAGCGGCCACCTCTTCGTGCATGCGAGGAGGCGCAAGCACCAAACCGCCTCCGCTTCTCTACTTGCTGAAAACTGACCCTCAGACCTTTTCGACCGCGCGCTGCATAACACCGCTCCAAGAGCGAAGGTGGCCACATTCTTGTCGCTACAACGCAGTGCACAAGTCTAGAGACAGGCGCCACGCCAGTGATGTTTTGGTTTGCTTCCAGAGCCTAATCCCACTTCCTCAGGTGTGACAATGCGTCGAGTAAAAGACACCCTCTCGCGACGAGGTGTCTGTTCTTCAGcacctgccgccgcctccgtaAACCATTCGCTGTTTTTCGCGCCTTTCTTTCCGCATACGCGGCGCCTGCTTCACATGCCGCCTGGCGGCTTTGAGGACGCACTGCCGGACTCGTTTGGCAGACATAGCGGAAAGGGGGAGCTGAGCACTGTGAATCTGCACAGTAAACGGCAGAATGCACGACGCGTAAAGAGGTGTCGGCAAAAGCTGCGGGTGCCGCCGGCGTCTTCGCCTCCCCCGACACTCACCAAGGTGAAAGGTGAACTGTTGCACCTCATACAGCAGACGCGGGAGGCGCGCGAAGAGGCCCTGTCAAGACCCGCAGAGGTGGTGGGCATGAGCGCTGCCGAAGTGTCGTCCCCTCTGTCTGCAAGCAGGGTCCTACCGACAGAGGTTGCCGATAGTATTTACCAAggcgaggagaaggagagcaggCCAACGTTTCACTCACCGCACACCACCTTTTTTGGCTGCGAGACTGGCGactccgcagcagcagtgagtgCGGCGAGCGCGTCATCCCCGGTTTTGTCACTCGCCGTGACGTCATCACCAGAAGAGGCGTGGCCATCACACGAGGATGCCATGGAGCGGCTCTACGCCGTCAAGCCGACAAGCACAATATTCGGGAGCGACCTTGACAGACTCGAGCGAGACATGATGCGGGAGTACCACCAGAGGGGTGCCAGGCTTCCACCGTGTGACCGGGTGTACGCCGAGTTTGGTGGCAGCCAACGCGGTCGGCGAATGCAGTGGGAGCCGTCATCGTCCTTTGATCATCTTGCCGCCTCCGATTTCCGCTTCGCTGCTCGTAGCGAAACAGTCGTTGGAGATGCTACTAACCGCAACTTGGCTGCATACCATTTTTACGCTGAGGCATACCAGGCGCAACAGGAGGAGAACAGGCGGCTTCAATGCAGCAGGACCACAAACAGCAAGGGTATCAGCCTTTGCCGCGTCGACCGAGGCGCTAGTGTCGGCGCCAACACTGATCTTCCCGCCTCGGAGAATCCTCACTTTCCCGCCGAAGGCCCCGATGACGCGGAACAGTTGAGGACTTTGTTATCCGCAGACGTCGGCGCGCCCGACATGGCGCTCCTTGGCGGTGTCAGCAGCGCGCCAAAGGAGGtcgtagtggacgcgcggACGGACTACAAGTCGCGGCTTTCGATTGTGCCAACTCCACCCTGCGAAGGCGAGGACACGAACTGCATCGTTTATGACGCGTATCATCAGAGACCAACCGACAACACACTTCTGGAGGTGCGCGGTGTGGATTACTGGGTCGACGATGAGAACAGACGTCGTGTGGAAGAACGTAGTGCATATCGGCAAGAGGCAATTGCGAGAGAGATGCTGCAGGAAGGGGCCGTGGATACCAGCGAGACGGAGTACAGCACGAACAAGGTTCGCAAGGAGACGCTTCTGTACTTTCAGGGGCACCCAATCAACGAGATGATTCAGGAGCCTTTTGTCCGCATTCGCCAGTTCATGCCTCCCGGTGGTGGCCCCAGAGTCTCCTTCAACCCTAACGAGCCGCTGCCGGTTCCGCCGGACAGCGAGTATGACGGGCGAAGCGTCATTGAGTCTGTCAATATGGACGTCGACATACCTGTttcagcagcacggcggatGGCGCAGGAGCTGGGTCTGGATTTGATTCGCATTGGCGCCCTTTACTCACAGAAGACGGACCGCCGCATCATTGCGCTGTGCATGATCGGTGACCACCGTGAGCACATGCGTGAGATGATAAAGTTCAAAATTCAGAAGCTCGGCGTACAGCCGCCACCGACGAAGGAGTGCATTGAGGTGCCCTTCAAGGGTGGTACTCATCCACACGCGATACGCTTCAAGTGCGTAGGTGTAGCCAAGCATCTTCTCCATCGCCACGTGATTCGGATCAACTTGACCAAGTTCGGCACCCCACGTGAGGGATTTCCCGTCTTTCAGAGCATTCTGGATGAACTGAAGCGGCAGTGCATGCGGCTGAAGGCGTACCATACCGCGGGTCAAATCCAGTCGAACTACGACGAGATTTTCTGCTACCTATACCCCTCCACAGGACGATCTCCGAAGGCTACTGTGACGCACCCTACTCCGCAGGAGACGATGGAGGCGCGCGATGATCGCATTCTCGAGAATGAGAAGGAGATTTACTTTGACGATCTGCAGGACAAGGTCACGCGGAAGCAGCGACTGCAGTACAAGCTGAAGCTTGAGAATGGCACGGCGTGGGCGGAAAAGGATGAGGGCATGtctctgcagcggcagcgtgccaTCAAGGTGATGCTCGGGTACCTGCCGAAGGGGAACAGAGAGTTGTACGCGGCCCGCGGTGATGTGAACATTCCTGCTCCGTTCCGTGCCAGTCACCCGACATCGGTGTACAAGTGGTCGTACCCATCCGAGTCCAACTTGGAGCAGGCAAGtcgcggcgcggctgcaTTGGGTAAGCGTGCCGCCATGCCCATTAGCGAAATGCACGACGCTGGAGAGACACCGGAGAACCCGACACAGCTTGATCGCTTTTACTACACGGCGCAAGGCCCCGCCCTCGAGATGGGCGAGTTCAAGGAGGCGCTAGGGCTCAAGGACAACCGGGTGCGGCGTCCGCCTATGGGGGCCGGGTTCGCCACGCTGGGTGTTGAGGCTGCGGACGAGGCTGTACAAACAGGCTTTGCGACAAAGTAGAGATCAGAGCTGCTTGCCGTGTCCCACCATCTCTAACGGCCTTCTGTGCGACATGGTCTGTGCGGAGTCTGAAGTACCGTACGACGGTCATAGGAATTGctctcatttttttttctgccgcTGGTGGGGTCATGGCTACGCTGCCGACGTGGGCTATGTGGTGCGTCTTCTCCCCGTTACACAGACAGCAGTCGCTGTGCAGATGATCTTCTTTGCTTTTCACCTCACCGATTACATCACTTCCCCCGTTCGGCACTTCTCTGCTCATTTAAGTTACCAGCCGCCAtgcgaagaggagaggcatcggcggcgccggaggggggggagggagggagggaggaggggagctgCACATGTACTTGAGTGATTACAGACGTTGAAGCGTTGTCACTGCGATTAAGAAAGACGTCAGGGAGCGACAGTGTCAGAGTGCCGCATGGTGGCCTCCTGGATTGATGAAAGGTGAAGGGAGAGCTAGCTACACTTCGTGCGGTGAAGGTGGGATtcacggggaggggggtggggggagctGCGGAGGCACCGGTTTTAGAAAGACTAGAGCTCGTCGCGTTGGACCGAGGCACGCATCGTCTTTTTATtattttctctcctctccgtgCCCTGATCTCTCTCTGTCAGTGCGCATCGCGACACTTTCTTACCCCTCGTTTCGGCCTCTACTTTCCCCTGTGTCTGCCCAACCTTGTCGAGTTACACAGACCAACACGCATACGTACACACCACCACTCACCCTAACAGGTACACAAGCGCATACACGTGCTCCATCACAGCGTAATAGGTTACAAGGGCCTGTTTTCAGTTCTTCTTTGTGCCACACAGTTGAAAGGCAAGCGGAAAGCGAGGGCGCGTCACTGAGGTGCTCGTTTTCATCTCTTTTTCCATTTGTCCCTTCCTACTTTCTCTATTCGCACtgacgcagccgcggcgctcaggcctcgccgccgcgttttttttttttgcgtctTCCCATCGCCTCAAAGAAGGAACGAGCGAACGAACaggagaaaaacaaaaaacacACATACGATCAGCAAACACTCTTTAACCATGTCAGACCAATTGACGGACAGCGCTGCCAGCACCGCGAGTGACGACAGCCAGCCGCCGATGGAGGTACTGTATCCTCTTAatgaggaggtggaggtgccCGGGACGGATGGCGGTCTTTACAAGACAGTGCTGGTGGAGGGTGCTGGCTCGCAGCCTGTGAAGGGGGCCAAGGTAACGGTCCACTACGTCGGCACGTTGCTGGACGGCACCAAGTTTGACAGCAGCCGCGACAGGGGCGACTACTTTGAGTTTACCCTTGGCCGCGGCCAGGTCATCAAGGGCTGGGATAAGGGTGTGGCGACCATGCGGATTGGTGAGAAGGCGTTGTTGAAGTGCTCGCCAGAGTACGCttacggcgctgctggtagCCCCCCGTCCATTCCTGCCAACGCCACGCTTCTCTTTGAGGTTGAGCTGTTCCATTGGACGCGCGAGGTGGACATCTCCGCAACGAAGGACAAGTCCCTCATGATGAGTGTGTTGAAGGATGGCATCGACTATGAGAACCCGGACTTCGAGTCGTCCGTGACGATGGACCTTTACATCTACGTGGGCGATTTCGATCCGGCGAACAAGGAGAAGCACACACCGGTGAAGGTGATGTCTGACTGGAATGTTGTCGTCGGCGTCACATCGCTGCCTccgcagctggaggcgttCCTGTATAAGATGCGCAAacaggaggcggcggcgtgccgaGTGCGCAGTGACCTAATCTGCGACGCTGTGCCGGAGTTTGCCATCCCGTCCAGCGCCGATCGTGGCCACGGAGATGTCACGTACGTAGTCGAGATCAGCGAGCTGAGCCGTGTCAAGACATACGACTTCACTGGAGAAGCCAAGATTGCCGAGGGGGAGAAGCGCAAGAACAGCGGAAACGATGCATTCAAGGCTGGCAAGCTGGACCTGGCGGAGCGTTTCTACCGTCGCGCGATGGAGTTCATTGGAGAGGACTACGGATTCGATGACGCCGTTAAGCCGGAATGCCATCGTGTGCGCATCAGCGTGATGGGGAACctcgcgcaggtgctgctgatgcgcaaCAAGCACACGGATTCTGCTGAGTTCTCGAGGAAGGTGCTGGGCCTGGACGCCAACAACACCAAAGCACTCTTTCGTTTGGCGAAGGCGCAGGACGGCCTGCAGGAGTGGGAAGAGGCTATAAAGTGTGTGGATAGTATTCTCACTATCGAACCTGGCAACGCGGACGCGGTGAGCTTGAAGGCGCACCTTaagcaggagcagcgggCCTTTGACCAAAAGCAGAAGTCTATGTTCAAGAAGATGTTCTCCTAGGTGGCTTACAGGCATCTTCCTGGTAAACACAGActccccgtctctctctctctctttcaatcctcccctccccccctttccacaCTTTTTCCTGCAGCGTACGACGGtcgctttcctcccccctcttcctcccttaTTTTTTCACGTTTTTTCTTCTACTTTTCCCTCTGAGTCTGACCTGTGCGCTTGGCGCAGTTGCGATAGCGTCAGAGAAAAAGCTTATTATTTTTCTTCAGCATGTCGTTCTACCACGAGCAAGCCAACAAgtagacgcacacacgcaaccTCAATTCacctgtcgctgctgcactgcggtGGTGTCACGGAACTGGCCCAACCCACACTGTTTTGGCGCCGTTCAGGCCCACTGCAACTTCAccgcctgcagcgcaggcTGGGCTCCACGATTACGCTCGACATCACCGCAACGCAGCAAAAGGCAGAGAAACGGTGGGCTGGCGCGTCAGTGTTTGTTGAACTAATCGACAGGATGCGTAGTGAGATATAGTACAGGCGTCAGAATGACCACGGGTTTCTTCCGCAGAGCGCCAACCCAGACCTCTCCGCCGATGTCAAGCAGTCCAGCACAGCCGTACCGGACGAGAAGGCTTCGGACTGCATGGGTTCCCCCCACACACTGAGGTACGGGACCCTGGCACCAGGGTGAGGTGGCCGAGGATCATCAGTGCAGCGAAGAGTTATTCTGCAAAGAATAATAAAAGCAGGGCGGGTGCAGTGTGCCTCGAGTTCTAACTTGTAGAGAGCTGGACGACGCCGAGGTGCggtccttctctttctcagaCCTTGCTCGCGGTTAGGTAGAGGAGGAGTTTGGGAGTTCCATCAGTGGTGCTGAAGAGGTGTCCCCTATCctgtttcccccctctcgcttctctcgcttctctcgcttctaTCGCTTCCCTCGCTTGTTGTCGGGGCCATGTCGGCAGACACGTGTGGGCACGTCTTGTTTCGAATAGGGTTAGACGGGTGAGTgtggcgtttttttttttgcgggggggggtgcagcaTGGGAAGACGTGGCTCCCTTTTCTGTGAGTCTACACCATGACTGCATCTGCTCTTCACCTTCTTCATCCCCTCGCTGCCTTGCCGGCCCTGTTCCCCTACCCctacccacacgcacacccataCATTCCAGTACGGAGGTGGGTTGGCTTCGTCACTTCTTCACTtacacctccctctccctttttccctcATTCGAGGCAAGCGACGCGCTCGCAGTCGACCCTCTTTCATTCCTCTGCGCACTCAAGCATATACACACGCTGTCGCCCACGAACAAGTTGGGTCTCATCATGTCAGAGGCGTTCTTGAgtcagcagccgcacccggTGAATCAGACGAGGGACGCGGGATCGTCTGTGATGCAGATGCGCGTTTCGTGGACGAGCAACGGCCTGGATGTTCACGTCCCACCCATACGGTATATTTGGCGTGGGATGCACCGCTCCATCATGGACAACATCGACAAAGTCTCGGCCATGGTGTACCCCATCCCCTTCTCGTGTGTTGtcgcctgcgctgccgggtcgtgcgtgtgggtgtggtaTGTACCCCAGACCTCCTGGGTGCACACCAACCCAGCCAGCACGTGGCTGCGCTACTTTGACTCCATCGTGTCACCGCTCTCGCGGCACCTTCCTCCGACCTTGCAGGCACCCGTACTCTGTGCAAAGGCGTGGGCTGTCACGCTCGCCGCTGCGAcagtgctgcaccgctttgCTTTACGCAGGCTGCTACAGTACAAGGGATGGATGCTGGAGAGAAACCCCCAAATGCCGTCGTGGCGCACGCGCCTGTGGTCGCTGGTCGTGCGCGCCTTCTTTACTCGCCCATCCATTCCGAAGACACGGGTGTACGGGCGCTGCCTTCCCAGTATACCGCTGCCCTCGCTGCAACAGACGGTGAACGGGTACCTGTCTGGCATGCGGGCCATTTACCATCAAAGCGACAGCGACGTCAACGAGTGGTTGGAGCTGCGTCGATCCGCTGAGTCTTTCTTGCTCAACGAAGGCCCATCACTGCAGATGCACCTGCGACTGCAGCATGTGATGGGCCACAACTACATGTCTGAGTTGTGGACCCGCAACGTCTTCCTCGCCGCGCGTGACTCGCTGTGCTTGCACTCGAACTTCTACACCGTTCCTTTCGCGACGCACCTGCCCACCACTCTCCCCGaggcgcgcgctgctgtgcttaTTTACCTGCTGACGCAGCTCAAGGGCCGCATTGAGTGCCGTACGTTGTGCCCCAACTTCACTGGCCCCCGCCACTGCGTGCCTCTGTCCATGGACCAGTACTCGATGGCATTCAACACAACTCGCATTCCTGGGCGCGAAGTAGACATCCTCGAGCACCACGGGGAGCGGGAGAACGGCTACCTCGTCATTCTGCACCGCGGCCGCATTTATCAAATGCCGGTCATGGACCCGCAGACAGGTCGCCAGCTCACTCCGCATcagctggaggtggtgctgcaccagctgctcgtggaggtggaggaggaggtgagcaCCGGCCGCGACGAGtccgaggaggacgacgcgGAGGACACGCTGGAGACGCTCGGGAAGAAGCGCACGTACCGTTtagtggaggcgctgctgcctgccCTGACTACTGCACCCCGCGCACAGTGGGCCGACGTGCGCAACAGCTACCTACTTCACGActccaacaacaacagcccTTTGCGCGTAATCGAGAAGGCAATATTCGTGGTCAGCTTCGATGAGCGATGCGGGACAACAGGCACATCGAAGGCGAGCTTAGCCGTGGAGGACGTCAAGCGACTATCCATGGACTGTATCCACTATCTCTGCGGCACCGGCTCCAACCTGTGGTGCGACAAGAGCTTCAATCTCGTCGTTCGCTCTGACGGGCAAGTTGGCCTGCACGTTGAGCACTCGTGGAGCGACATGTCCACGTTTCTCGGGTTCTTTGAACACGTGTctgcgcaggaggaggctgccgagCTCTGGTACGACACGAAGACCGGGCACGCCAAGAAGCTGCCTGAGGACAAGCGCCGTGCCAAGCCGTTCCGCGCTCCCGACGTCGACAGCCCGTTGTGCCCGAAAAGGCTGCGCTTCACCATCCACAAAAGGCTGGCGGCTGCTATTCGCCAGGCGCACACCGAGTTTCTCTTCAACCTCAGCTCACAGGTAGACCTTCACGTCGTGCGGTACAGCAGGTACGGCCGTGAAATACCCAAGAGCCTGGGCTGCAGCCCTGACGCGTGGGTCCAAATGGCCATTCAGCTCGCCCACTACATTGATCAGGGAGGGCACATCAGCCTCGTGTACGAGTCTGTTCCGCAGAACATGTTTGCGAAGGGTAGgacggaggcggtgcgcagcGTCACTGATGTGAGTGCCACCTTTGTGAAGGCGATGGCCGCCACTGGAGGCGAGGATGACACCATGTCTGCAGAGGTGAAACGGGCACTGTTGGTCGACGCCTGCGCCAATCACCAGCGCTCCGTGCAGGAGGCTGTGGCAGGAGGCGGCGTGGACAGACACCTCTTCGCGCTGTTCATGGCGAGCGCTAGCCAGGGAACGCCTTCCGACTTCCTCACCGCTGCCCTTCGCAAGACCAAGTGGAAAGTGAGcagcgcgcaggcgcagcaacgCAACTTGCTCGATCGCCTCCACCCTGCAGATGGCGGCAACTGGTATCACGAGACGCCCGGGTTCGGCTTTGGCCCGGTCTCCCTCGACGGCTACGGCGTCTCCTACTGCTTCTGTGCCAACGAGGTGCTCTACGTCACCATCACGTGCTACAAGAACTGCGACACCACGTCCTCACGTGCCCTAGGCAATCACATAACGAGGGCCCTCAACATGCTGGGAGACCTCAGCGCGTCTCCTCGCGACGCCTCAGCGCCCCGATGAGAAAGGGTGTGGGTACCGCAGCAAACTTGTGGTGGCGCTCGACTTTCAGGGCTTCATTTCTCGTAGCGAAAAGTCCGTAGTTGGCGTgtaggaaagaaagagacaggGAAGTGACTTTGCCTGCGTTATCGTCCCCCCTTTGCTCGCTATTCTGTGTGTTCGATCTCCGTTGTCTATGGGCCGATGTCCCCCGCTTGCGCCGTTGGCGCCTACTTCGCTTAACGAAGACGGCGAGACGAAATAGGCGCCAAGAAGAGACGACATAGTGCGAAATGTAGCGCATGTGCACCCCCGAAGCGCAGTCGGGatgtgcgggtgcgtggggaagtagagggagaggcgtAGCGACATGGGGAGATTGAGAgacccccctctctctctctctcgcgtgccACTCCGTTGTGCTGTACCCTCACCTGTCTCCAAGACTGCACACTCGCTCCTTCAGTGAGATTAAAAGAGAACGGGTTGCGCTGGTGGCCTTCTTCCTACTGGTCTCTTTTGGGGTGAAGGAAAGTgaaagcagcagaggagggggcaaTCGTGCACCTCATACCCCTCTCTAGTCTCATGGACCCAGTCAGAATACCAACTGAATGGCCTAAGAAGTCACTCTCggacacacagagagaggcacccgCCGTaacttctcctctctctcttccttgctTGCA of Leishmania braziliensis MHOM/BR/75/M2904 complete genome, chromosome 19 contains these proteins:
- a CDS encoding choline/Carnitine o-acyltransferase-like protein translates to MSEAFLSQQPHPVNQTRDAGSSVMQMRVSWTSNGLDVHVPPIRYIWRGMHRSIMDNIDKVSAMVYPIPFSCVVACAAGSCVWVWYVPQTSWVHTNPASTWLRYFDSIVSPLSRHLPPTLQAPVLCAKAWAVTLAAATVLHRFALRRLLQYKGWMLERNPQMPSWRTRLWSLVVRAFFTRPSIPKTRVYGRCLPSIPLPSLQQTVNGYLSGMRAIYHQSDSDVNEWLELRRSAESFLLNEGPSLQMHLRLQHVMGHNYMSELWTRNVFLAARDSLCLHSNFYTVPFATHLPTTLPEARAAVLIYLLTQLKGRIECRTLCPNFTGPRHCVPLSMDQYSMAFNTTRIPGREVDILEHHGERENGYLVILHRGRIYQMPVMDPQTGRQLTPHQLEVVLHQLLVEVEEEVSTGRDESEEDDAEDTLETLGKKRTYRLVEALLPALTTAPRAQWADVRNSYLLHDSNNNSPLRVIEKAIFVVSFDERCGTTGTSKASLAVEDVKRLSMDCIHYLCGTGSNLWCDKSFNLVVRSDGQVGLHVEHSWSDMSTFLGFFEHVSAQEEAAELWYDTKTGHAKKLPEDKRRAKPFRAPDVDSPLCPKRLRFTIHKRLAAAIRQAHTEFLFNLSSQVDLHVVRYSRYGREIPKSLGCSPDAWVQMAIQLAHYIDQGGHISLVYESVPQNMFAKGRTEAVRSVTDVSATFVKAMAATGGEDDTMSAEVKRALLVDACANHQRSVQEAVAGGGVDRHLFALFMASASQGTPSDFLTAALRKTKWKVSSAQAQQRNLLDRLHPADGGNWYHETPGFGFGPVSLDGYGVSYCFCANEVLYVTITCYKNCDTTSSRALGNHITRALNMLGDLSASPRDASAPR
- a CDS encoding peptidylprolyl isomerase-like protein: MSDQLTDSAASTASDDSQPPMEVLYPLNEEVEVPGTDGGLYKTVLVEGAGSQPVKGAKVTVHYVGTLLDGTKFDSSRDRGDYFEFTLGRGQVIKGWDKGVATMRIGEKALLKCSPEYAYGAAGSPPSIPANATLLFEVELFHWTREVDISATKDKSLMMSVLKDGIDYENPDFESSVTMDLYIYVGDFDPANKEKHTPVKVMSDWNVVVGVTSLPPQLEAFLYKMRKQEAAACRVRSDLICDAVPEFAIPSSADRGHGDVTYVVEISELSRVKTYDFTGEAKIAEGEKRKNSGNDAFKAGKLDLAERFYRRAMEFIGEDYGFDDAVKPECHRVRISVMGNLAQVLLMRNKHTDSAEFSRKVLGLDANNTKALFRLAKAQDGLQEWEEAIKCVDSILTIEPGNADAVSLKAHLKQEQRAFDQKQKSMFKKMFS